The proteins below come from a single Erinaceus europaeus chromosome 20, mEriEur2.1, whole genome shotgun sequence genomic window:
- the AP3B2 gene encoding AP-3 complex subunit beta-2 isoform X3 has product MSTAPAYSEDKGGSAGPGEPEYGHDPASGGIFSSDYKRHDDLKEMLDTNKDSLKLEAMKRIVAMIARGKNASDLFPAVVKNVACKNIEVKKLVYVYLVRYAEEQQDLALLSISTFQRGLKDPNQLIRASALRVLSSIRVPIIVPIMMLAIKEAASDMSPYVRKTAAHAIPKLYSLDSDQKDQLIEVIEKLLADKTTLVAGSVVMAFEEVCPERIDLIHKNYRKLCNLLIDVEEWGQVVIISMLTRYARTQFLSPTQNESLLEENPEKAFYGSEEEEPKAPAPGEAVPALPARKPYVMDPDHRLLLRNTKPLLQSRSAAVVMAVAQLYFHLAPKAEVGVIAKALVRLLRSHSEVQYVVLQNVATMSIKRRGMFEPYLKSFYIRSTDPTQIKILKLEVLTNLANETNIPTVLREFQTYIRSMDKDFVAATIQAIGRCATNIGRVRDTCLNGLVQLLSNRDELVVAESVVVIKKLLQMQPAQHGEIIKHLAKLTDNIQVPMARASILWLIGEYCEHVPKIAPDVLRKMARSFTAEEDIVKLQVINLAAKLYLTNSKQTKLLTQYVLSLAKYDQNYDIRDRARFTRQLIVPSEQGGALSRHAKKVFLAPKPAPVLESSFKDRDHFQLGSLSHLLNAKATGYQELPDWPEEAPDPSVRNVEVPEWTKCSSREKRKEKEKPFYSDSDGESAPGESGTTESADSEPESESQSDSKSSSESSSGDSSSQSDEDEEQEDRGRSSERWGTAEQGSERSEEAEKRKVEKRKKEPAGQGGSSSEGGSGSSGGSESQASSESDDEPAGPASWRKMPPPSAPKTKEVSLLDLEDFTPPSVQPAPPPTAVSSSLAADLEGLTLTDSPLLPSLLSPASAAGRQELLHRVAGEGLAVDYSFSRQPFPGDPRMVSVHVHFSNSSETPIKGLHIGTPKLPAGISIQEFPEIESLAPGETTTAVMGVNFCDSTQAANFQLCTQTRQFYVSIQPPVGELMAPVFMSENEFKKEQSKLTGMNEITEKLVLPDACRSDHVVAHRVTTAANLGRVPCGASDEYRFAGRTLTSGSLVLLALDAQPGGAAQLVVNSEKMVIATLLAKDVVQALAQ; this is encoded by the exons GCATGACGACCTGAAGGAGATGCTGGACACCAACAAAGACTCTCTCAAGCTGGAGGCCATGAAGAGGATCGTGGCG ATGATCGCCCGTGGGAAGAACGCCTCTGACCTGTTCCCCGCTGTGGTGAAGAATGTGGCCTGCAAGAACATCGAG gTGAAGAAGCTGGTGTATGTGTACCTGGTGCGCTACGCTGAGGAGCAGCAGGACCTGGCCCTGCTGTCCATCTCCACCTTCCAGCGAGGCCTGAAG GACCCCAACCAGCTGATCCGCGCCAGTGCTCTCCGCGTGCTCTCCAGCATCCGCGTGCCCATCATCGTGCCCATCATGATGCTGGCCATCAAGGAGGCCGCCTCAGACATGTCGCCCTACGTGCGCAAGACGGCCGCCCACGCCATCCCCAAGCTCTACAG TTTGGACTCAGACCAGAAAGACCAGCTGATCGAGGTCATCGAGAAGCTGCTGGCCGACAAGACCACG CTGGTGGCGGGCAGCGTGGTCATGGCCTTCGAGGAGGTGTGCCCCGAGCGCATCGACCTGATCCACAAGAACTACCGCAAGCTCTGCAACCTGCTCATCGACGTGGaggagtggggccaggtggtcatCATCAGCATGCTCACCCGCTATGCCCGCACGCAGTTCCTCAGCCCCACGCAGAAC gaGTCCCTGCTGGAGGAGAACCCCGAGAAAGCCTTCTACGGCTCTGAGGAGGAGGAGCCCAAGGCCCCGGCGCCCGGGGAGGCGGTGCCCGCGCTGCCCGCCCGAAAGCCCTACGTCATGGACCCCGACCACCGGCTGCTGCTGCGCAACACCAAGCCCCTGCTGCAGAGCCGCAGCGCCGCCGTGGTCATGGCCGTGGCGCAGCTCTACTTCCACCTGGCGCCCAAGGCCGAGGTGGGCGTCATCGCCAAGGCGCTGGTGCGACTGCTGCGCAGCCACAG CGAGGTGCAGTACGTGGTGCTGCAGAACGTGGCCACCATGTCCATCAAGCGCCGG GGCATGTTTGAACCCTACCTGAAGAGCTTCTACATCCGGTCCACTGACCCCACGCAGATCAAGATCCTCAAG CTGGAGGTGCTGACCAACCTGGCCAACGAGACCAACATCCCCACGGTACTCCGGGAGTTCCAG ACCTACATCCGCAGCATGGACAAGGACTTTGTGGCCGCCACCATCCAGGCCATCGGACGCTGTGCCACCAACATCGGCCGTGTGCGTGACACCTGCCTCAATGGGCTGGTGCAGCTGCTGTCCAACCGGGATG AGCTCGTGGTGGCCGAGTCGGTGGTGGTCATCAAGAAGCTGCTGCAGATGCAGCCGGCACAGCACGGGGAGATCATCAAGCACCTGGCCAAGCTCACGGACAACATCCAG GTCCCCATGGCGCGAGCCAGCATCCTCTGGCTCATTGGCGAGTACTGTGAGCACGTGCCCAAGATCGCGCCCGATGTGCTGCGGAAGATGGCCAGGTCCTTCACGGCGGAGGAGGACATCGTCAAGCTGCAGGTCATCAACCTGGCCGCCAAGCTGTACCTGACCAACTCCAAGCAG ACCAAGTTGCTGACCCAGTACGTGCTGAGCCTGGCCAAGTACGACCAGAATTACGACATCCGGGACCGCGCGCGCTTCACCCGCCAGCTCATCGTGCCCTCGGAGCAGGGGGGCGCGCTCAGCCGCCACGCCAAGAAGGTCTTCCTGGCGCCCAAGCCCGCCCCTGTCCTGGAGTCTTCCTTCAAAG ACCGGGACCACTTCCAGCTGGGCTCTCTGTCCCACCTGCTCAACGCCAAGGCCACAGGGTACCAGGAGCTCCCAGACTGGCCGGAGGAGGCCCCTGACCCTTCCGTGCGCAATGTGGAG GTTCCCGAGTGGACCAAGTGTTCCAGccgggagaagaggaaggagaaggagaagccctTCTACTCGGACTCCGACGGGGAGTCGGCCCCGGGAGAGTCGGGCACCACGGAGTCGGCCGACAGCG AGCCCGAGTCTGAGAGCCAGTCTGACAGTAAGAGCAGCAGTGAGAGCAGCTCCGGGGACTCCAGCAGCCAGTCTGACGAAGATGAAGAGCAGGAGGACAGAGGCCGCAGCAGCGAGAGGTGGGGCACAGCTGAGCAGGGCAG TGAGCGGAGTGAGGAGGCGGAGAAGAGGAaggtggagaagagaaagaaggagcctGCGGGGCAGGGGGGCTCGTCCTCAGAGGGGGGCAGCGGCTCCAGCGGCGGCTCCGAGTCCCAGGCCTCCTCTGAGTCTGACGACGAGCCCGCGGGTCCTGCCTCCTGGAGGAAAATGCCT CCTCCCAGCGCCCCCAAGACCAAGGAGGTGTCCCTGCTGGACTTGGAGGACT TCACCCCGCCCAGCGTCCAGCCGGCGCCTCCCCCCACGGCCGTGTCGTCCAGTCTGGCTGCTGACCTGGAGGGCCTGACGCTCACAGACTCGCCTCTGCTGCCCTCG CTGCTGAGCCCTGCCTCGGCAGCGGGGCGCCAGGAGCTGCTGCACCGCGTGGCAGGCGAGGGGCTGGCCGTGGACTACAGCTTCAGCCGCCAGCCCTTCCCGGGGGACCCCCGCATGGTGTCGGTGCACGTCCACTTCTCCAACAGCTCCGAGACGCCCATCAAGGGCCTGCACATTGGCACCCCCAAACTGCCCGCGGGCATCAGCATCCAAGAGTTCCCGGAAATCG agtccctggctcctggggAGACCACCACTGCCGTCATGGGCGTCAATTTCTGTGACTCCACGCAGGCGGCCAACTTCCAGCTGTG CACCCAGACCCGCCAGTTCTACGTGTCCATCCAGCCCCCGGTGGGGGAGCTGATGGCCCCGGTGTTCATGAGTGAGAACGAGTTCAAGAAGGAGCAGA GCAAGCTGACCGGCATGAATGAGATCACGGAGAAGCTTGTGCTGCCGGACGCCTGTCGCAGTGACCACGTGGTGGCGCATAGGGTGACCACTGCCGCCAACCTGGGCCGTGTCCCCTGTGGGGCCTCAGATGAGTACAG GTTTGCGGGGAGGACACTGACCAGCGGGAGTCTGGTCCTGCTTGCCCTGGACGCCCAGCCCGGGGGCGCTGCACAGCTGGTTGTCAACAGCGAGAAGATGGTCATTGCGACCCTGCTGGCCAAGGACGTGGTGCAGGCGCTGGCCCAGTGA
- the AP3B2 gene encoding AP-3 complex subunit beta-2 isoform X4, which translates to MSTAPAYSEDKGGSAGPGEPEYGHDPASGGIFSSDYKRHDDLKEMLDTNKDSLKLEAMKRIVAMIARGKNASDLFPAVVKNVACKNIEVKKLVYVYLVRYAEEQQDLALLSISTFQRGLKDPNQLIRASALRVLSSIRVPIIVPIMMLAIKEAASDMSPYVRKTAAHAIPKLYSLDSDQKDQLIEVIEKLLADKTTLVAGSVVMAFEEVCPERIDLIHKNYRKLCNLLIDVEEWGQVVIISMLTRYARTQFLSPTQNESLLEENPEKAFYGSEEEEPKAPAPGEAVPALPARKPYVMDPDHRLLLRNTKPLLQSRSAAVVMAVAQLYFHLAPKAEVGVIAKALVRLLRSHSEVQYVVLQNVATMSIKRRGMFEPYLKSFYIRSTDPTQIKILKLEVLTNLANETNIPTVLREFQTYIRSMDKDFVAATIQAIGRCATNIGRVRDTCLNGLVQLLSNRDELVVAESVVVIKKLLQMQPAQHGEIIKHLAKLTDNIQVPMARASILWLIGEYCEHVPKIAPDVLRKMARSFTAEEDIVKLQVINLAAKLYLTNSKQTKLLTQYVLSLAKYDQNYDIRDRARFTRQLIVPSEQGGALSRHAKKVFLAPKPAPVLESSFKDRDHFQLGSLSHLLNAKATGYQELPDWPEEAPDPSVRNVEVPEWTKCSSREKRKEKEKPFYSDSDGESAPGESGTTESADSEPESESQSDSKSSSESSSGDSSSQSDEDEEQEDRGRSSESERSEEAEKRKVEKRKKEPAGQGGSSSEGGSGSSGGSESQASSESDDEPAGPASWRKMPPPSAPKTKEVSLLDLEDFTPPSVQPAPPPTAVSSSLAADLEGLTLTDSPLLPSLLSPASAAGRQELLHRVAGEGLAVDYSFSRQPFPGDPRMVSVHVHFSNSSETPIKGLHIGTPKLPAGISIQEFPEIESLAPGETTTAVMGVNFCDSTQAANFQLCTQTRQFYVSIQPPVGELMAPVFMSENEFKKEQSKLTGMNEITEKLVLPDACRSDHVVAHRVTTAANLGRVPCGASDEYRFAGRTLTSGSLVLLALDAQPGGAAQLVVNSEKMVIATLLAKDVVQALAQ; encoded by the exons GCATGACGACCTGAAGGAGATGCTGGACACCAACAAAGACTCTCTCAAGCTGGAGGCCATGAAGAGGATCGTGGCG ATGATCGCCCGTGGGAAGAACGCCTCTGACCTGTTCCCCGCTGTGGTGAAGAATGTGGCCTGCAAGAACATCGAG gTGAAGAAGCTGGTGTATGTGTACCTGGTGCGCTACGCTGAGGAGCAGCAGGACCTGGCCCTGCTGTCCATCTCCACCTTCCAGCGAGGCCTGAAG GACCCCAACCAGCTGATCCGCGCCAGTGCTCTCCGCGTGCTCTCCAGCATCCGCGTGCCCATCATCGTGCCCATCATGATGCTGGCCATCAAGGAGGCCGCCTCAGACATGTCGCCCTACGTGCGCAAGACGGCCGCCCACGCCATCCCCAAGCTCTACAG TTTGGACTCAGACCAGAAAGACCAGCTGATCGAGGTCATCGAGAAGCTGCTGGCCGACAAGACCACG CTGGTGGCGGGCAGCGTGGTCATGGCCTTCGAGGAGGTGTGCCCCGAGCGCATCGACCTGATCCACAAGAACTACCGCAAGCTCTGCAACCTGCTCATCGACGTGGaggagtggggccaggtggtcatCATCAGCATGCTCACCCGCTATGCCCGCACGCAGTTCCTCAGCCCCACGCAGAAC gaGTCCCTGCTGGAGGAGAACCCCGAGAAAGCCTTCTACGGCTCTGAGGAGGAGGAGCCCAAGGCCCCGGCGCCCGGGGAGGCGGTGCCCGCGCTGCCCGCCCGAAAGCCCTACGTCATGGACCCCGACCACCGGCTGCTGCTGCGCAACACCAAGCCCCTGCTGCAGAGCCGCAGCGCCGCCGTGGTCATGGCCGTGGCGCAGCTCTACTTCCACCTGGCGCCCAAGGCCGAGGTGGGCGTCATCGCCAAGGCGCTGGTGCGACTGCTGCGCAGCCACAG CGAGGTGCAGTACGTGGTGCTGCAGAACGTGGCCACCATGTCCATCAAGCGCCGG GGCATGTTTGAACCCTACCTGAAGAGCTTCTACATCCGGTCCACTGACCCCACGCAGATCAAGATCCTCAAG CTGGAGGTGCTGACCAACCTGGCCAACGAGACCAACATCCCCACGGTACTCCGGGAGTTCCAG ACCTACATCCGCAGCATGGACAAGGACTTTGTGGCCGCCACCATCCAGGCCATCGGACGCTGTGCCACCAACATCGGCCGTGTGCGTGACACCTGCCTCAATGGGCTGGTGCAGCTGCTGTCCAACCGGGATG AGCTCGTGGTGGCCGAGTCGGTGGTGGTCATCAAGAAGCTGCTGCAGATGCAGCCGGCACAGCACGGGGAGATCATCAAGCACCTGGCCAAGCTCACGGACAACATCCAG GTCCCCATGGCGCGAGCCAGCATCCTCTGGCTCATTGGCGAGTACTGTGAGCACGTGCCCAAGATCGCGCCCGATGTGCTGCGGAAGATGGCCAGGTCCTTCACGGCGGAGGAGGACATCGTCAAGCTGCAGGTCATCAACCTGGCCGCCAAGCTGTACCTGACCAACTCCAAGCAG ACCAAGTTGCTGACCCAGTACGTGCTGAGCCTGGCCAAGTACGACCAGAATTACGACATCCGGGACCGCGCGCGCTTCACCCGCCAGCTCATCGTGCCCTCGGAGCAGGGGGGCGCGCTCAGCCGCCACGCCAAGAAGGTCTTCCTGGCGCCCAAGCCCGCCCCTGTCCTGGAGTCTTCCTTCAAAG ACCGGGACCACTTCCAGCTGGGCTCTCTGTCCCACCTGCTCAACGCCAAGGCCACAGGGTACCAGGAGCTCCCAGACTGGCCGGAGGAGGCCCCTGACCCTTCCGTGCGCAATGTGGAG GTTCCCGAGTGGACCAAGTGTTCCAGccgggagaagaggaaggagaaggagaagccctTCTACTCGGACTCCGACGGGGAGTCGGCCCCGGGAGAGTCGGGCACCACGGAGTCGGCCGACAGCG AGCCCGAGTCTGAGAGCCAGTCTGACAGTAAGAGCAGCAGTGAGAGCAGCTCCGGGGACTCCAGCAGCCAGTCTGACGAAGATGAAGAGCAGGAGGACAGAGGCCGCAGCAGCGAGAG TGAGCGGAGTGAGGAGGCGGAGAAGAGGAaggtggagaagagaaagaaggagcctGCGGGGCAGGGGGGCTCGTCCTCAGAGGGGGGCAGCGGCTCCAGCGGCGGCTCCGAGTCCCAGGCCTCCTCTGAGTCTGACGACGAGCCCGCGGGTCCTGCCTCCTGGAGGAAAATGCCT CCTCCCAGCGCCCCCAAGACCAAGGAGGTGTCCCTGCTGGACTTGGAGGACT TCACCCCGCCCAGCGTCCAGCCGGCGCCTCCCCCCACGGCCGTGTCGTCCAGTCTGGCTGCTGACCTGGAGGGCCTGACGCTCACAGACTCGCCTCTGCTGCCCTCG CTGCTGAGCCCTGCCTCGGCAGCGGGGCGCCAGGAGCTGCTGCACCGCGTGGCAGGCGAGGGGCTGGCCGTGGACTACAGCTTCAGCCGCCAGCCCTTCCCGGGGGACCCCCGCATGGTGTCGGTGCACGTCCACTTCTCCAACAGCTCCGAGACGCCCATCAAGGGCCTGCACATTGGCACCCCCAAACTGCCCGCGGGCATCAGCATCCAAGAGTTCCCGGAAATCG agtccctggctcctggggAGACCACCACTGCCGTCATGGGCGTCAATTTCTGTGACTCCACGCAGGCGGCCAACTTCCAGCTGTG CACCCAGACCCGCCAGTTCTACGTGTCCATCCAGCCCCCGGTGGGGGAGCTGATGGCCCCGGTGTTCATGAGTGAGAACGAGTTCAAGAAGGAGCAGA GCAAGCTGACCGGCATGAATGAGATCACGGAGAAGCTTGTGCTGCCGGACGCCTGTCGCAGTGACCACGTGGTGGCGCATAGGGTGACCACTGCCGCCAACCTGGGCCGTGTCCCCTGTGGGGCCTCAGATGAGTACAG GTTTGCGGGGAGGACACTGACCAGCGGGAGTCTGGTCCTGCTTGCCCTGGACGCCCAGCCCGGGGGCGCTGCACAGCTGGTTGTCAACAGCGAGAAGATGGTCATTGCGACCCTGCTGGCCAAGGACGTGGTGCAGGCGCTGGCCCAGTGA